In one window of Balearica regulorum gibbericeps isolate bBalReg1 chromosome 29, bBalReg1.pri, whole genome shotgun sequence DNA:
- the CNPY2 gene encoding protein canopy homolog 2 produces the protein MRGWIPPALCLAMALAALLPAACARRSQDLHCGACRALVDELEWEIAQVDPRKTIQMGSFRINPDGSQSVVEVPYARSEAHLTELLERVCEKMKEYGEKVDPSTHRKSYVRVISHDGTKMDLSGVKIDGDVASSLKFACESIAEEYEDELIEFLSHEADNVKDRLCSKRTDLCDHALHIPHDEL, from the exons ATGAGGGGCTGGATCCCGCCCGCGCTCTGCCTCGCCATGGCCCTGGCTGCGCTGCTGCCCGCAGCCTGCGCCCGCCGGAGCCAGGACCTGCACTGCGGAG CGTGCCGAGCACTGGTGGATGAGCTGGAGTGGGAGATCGCCCAAGTCGACCCCAGGAAAACCATCCAGATGGGCTCCTTCCGGATCAACCCCGACGGCAGCCAGTCGGTCGTGGAG GTGCCGTATGCCCGGTCGGAGGCACACCTGACGGAGCTGCTGGAGCGGGTGTGCGAGAAGATGAAGGAATACGGGGAAAAAGTGGATCCGTCCACGCACCGCAAGAGCTATGTCCGGGTGATCTCCCACGATGGGACCAAGATGGACCTCTCTGGGGTCAAAATCGATGGAGATGTGGCTTCTAGTCTGAAGTTTGCG TGTGAGAGCATCGCCGAGGAGTACGAGGATGAACTGATCGAATTCCTCTCCCACGAGGCTGACAACGTCAAGGACCGGCTCTGCAGCAAGCGGACTG ACCTGTGTGACCACGCGCTCCACATCCCGCACGACGAGCTGTGA